GCTGAATTACGTGGGCGAAGCAGGTAAGCAAGAGAATGTAACCACCTTTGAAGAGATGGCTGAGGTGGTTGCCAGGCTGGGGATTGTGCCGCTGGCACCCCTGATCCCGGAGCATCCGTCCGTGAACGGACTGACGCTGAAGGAGAACTGGCATACCGATACAGAGCTGGACCCTTGGGGATGGCGAGTCAGATTTCCCGGAGAAGGCTTAGCCGGCTACGGCAAATTCATCAAGAAAAAAGCCGTGCTCGTATCCCGCGACTGGCTTCCGGCGTACTTGGCAGCGGCCGGACCTCAGCAGTCTCTCGAAGAGCGGTATAAGAGTGGCCTGGCTACTAGAGAAGCGCTGACGCTGCTGGAGATTATCCGGGCGAATGAGGGCATAGAGACGCGCCAGCTGCGCTCTATGGCGGATATGAAGGCCAAGGAGAAGAAGACGGCTTTTGACAATGCGGTAACGGAGCTGCAAGGGTCTCTGGATACTGTAATCTCCGGCGTGAAGCAGCGGGTGAATGCGGACGGAGAGCCGAATGGCTGGAACAGCACCTCTTTTGAAACCTCGGGGCACTGGATGCATGAAGCGGGCATTCCACCCTTTGAGGGATCGAGAGAAGAGGCGATAGCTTGGCTGCGTGCACGTATGGAAGCAGCATGGGCACCGGAGGCGGTTGCCTGGATCAACAAGGCGCTGGGCTGGAAATAGACAAAGAACGGTAGTCCTCTGAATGAAGAGGGCTGCCGTTTTTGGCATTTTAAGATGAAGAACAAATAAAAACGGCTAATCTCATTCCCGCAGGAGCAGACCGGCCGTAAGCGCTTACGAATATATGATTGTCCTGCATGTCT
The window above is part of the Paenibacillus sp. FSL H8-0048 genome. Proteins encoded here:
- a CDS encoding AlkZ-related protein; this encodes MGEAGKQENVTTFEEMAEVVARLGIVPLAPLIPEHPSVNGLTLKENWHTDTELDPWGWRVRFPGEGLAGYGKFIKKKAVLVSRDWLPAYLAAAGPQQSLEERYKSGLATREALTLLEIIRANEGIETRQLRSMADMKAKEKKTAFDNAVTELQGSLDTVISGVKQRVNADGEPNGWNSTSFETSGHWMHEAGIPPFEGSREEAIAWLRARMEAAWAPEAVAWINKALGWK